The Gadus macrocephalus chromosome 12, ASM3116895v1 genome segment TTGAGTTTAAAGACACAATTAGAAAACTTtggttggtgttttttttttaattcatgctGCAACTCTATTAAACTATAGCACACAAGTCGAGAAGGCTCTAACATGATTGAGAAGCCAACGTAACTGTTAAGTCAAATGAGAAAAGATAAAAACTACATTCAGTCAAACTGTATAGATGTCGGTCTGATTAAATTTTTCGTTCTCCGTCACAATGCTTTAAAGGAATCCCTGCTGTGCATAATAAACCAAATCCGAGTGCACAGATTGTGTGTGAGGGAACGGCTATACAAAACCATGCGCATGGTATCCGAGAGCATGGTTTACAAATCCGTATCGTACAGATTTACACATCAAGTTTTATTTTTCCTACCATATGATCCCATAGGGACTCCATAGGTGCACGTTTGTGTTATCCGCCTCACAAACACTGAGACAGACAAACAACTTCCTTGGTTGAGGTTATAATAAAGATATTCTGCTTGTTAAGACTGACAAGAAGAAGCTTTTTAAATATAAGTCgcataagtaaaaaaaaaaaaaagtaagttgAGTAATTTAATGCTGACTTACAttatttaatgtattttattatgttttgtgtgcatatatatatagtagctggccagtgggtgtggggtttccacgtcACCAAGTTGAAAGATAAAATCACAAAACACAGAGAGCAGGTCCAACTCAGGTTGGTTTATTTACCTCGTAAACAAAACCAGGGTAggaaaagggtcatccacctccttTATGATATAGTCGGTAATCCTTGATTATTTCAATCCTGTCCATTGCTCGTCAGCCGTACCGCACTTTCAGGCGATCACCGAGATCCTGCCTGTCCTTTGCTAGCCCGAGATCCTGCCTGTCCTTTGCTAGCCCTAGCTTCCGCCCTAGCTCTGGCTTGTGCTAGCCTGCTCATTTCTTTTAAAGCAAGCACTCTAGCTTAATGGCCTTCAGGCCTGCCTCGTTAATTGGAGGAAGTCCATgtatggcttgggggtggagccaccAAGTTGCCAAATGTCTCCTGTCAATCCCCaatcccctcactcctccctggcgtctgccacaatatatatatatatatatacatatatatgtatgtatgtatgaatgtatgtatgtatgtgtatatatatatatatatatatatatatatatatatatacacatatatatacacacatatatatatctatctatacacatatatatatatatactgtatatacacacacattcatagccttttttattaattatctGAGAATATCAGACTTTCTCAAGGCTGCTTGCTTGGTAGCAACACAAAGGCATCAAAATCAAGAGTTACACTTAGTTTCAGTGGTACATTTTGATTTCTATGTTGTGACATGTTGTTAACGACATGCATGTGCCTCTCAATGGCCCCTACAGatcgccctctgctggacagAGAGGAAAGCAGCAGGTGGCGACGGTCCCCACTTGCAGAACCTACCTCCCCGAGCACTTCCCGGCGGAAAACAAACCGCAAGAAGCATGTGGTCTTCCGAGACTGCCGCATTGAGAAGAAGCAGATCCGCGTGCGGGACCTAGGCCTGGGCTTCGACTCGGACGAGATCGTACTGTTCAAGTACTGCATCGGCACGTGCCAGGGTGCACGGGGCAACTACGACCTGGCCCTCAAGGCCATGATAGAGAACGGCAGCATGTCCCATAGGAAGGTCAGCACCCAGCCCTGCTGCCGCCCCACCCGCTACGAAACCGTGTCTTTCATGGATGCTCAGACTATTTGGCAGACCATCCGGAGGCTCTCAGCAGCCAATTGCAGCTGTGTGGGTTGAGGAGTCGGGGGAGCGTGTCTGCATAACACACCAGTTAGCTCACTCAGCCCACAAGAGATGCAGTGGATGAAGCAGACTTGCCTGCCCGAGGCCAGCAGCACCCGTCCAAGCAGCAGAACAACCGGGGTCTGGGTACGGTCTAGTGTTTCAGAGGTTGATACCCAGTTTGTAGTTGCCAGGAGCATAAACCATAAATGTTAGACAGCAAAGCATATTACCAGTAGGTAAAAATCTGTCTTGACTAAAAGCAAAGTGTGAAAGTTTGACGTCCTCAGCACCTCATGAAGTCATTGAATGGCTATGAGTGTTATGACCCTCTTAAGTAAAGCGGTGCTTTGTTTTAAAACAAACTTGAGAGGCTGATTTCAATGTTGAACAGTTGGTCATGGACTACATTTTCTGTAGGCCATTTTACTCATGAAAGAAGCCACAAAGTATACAAATTACAAGAAAAGCttttcctcaaaccacaaaAATGTACTTTTGTGATCGTGATTTTGACTTCGGTTCAAGGAAAGCAATAACTCAACTGTTCATGGCCCATATAATACATGCATTTGACTAGGGTGATATATACAGATATTGGGATATAGATATATCCACCTACTAACTAGTCgaattcatgtgtgtgtgtgtgtgtatatatatatatatatatatatatatatatatatattattttcctTTAAGCAATCACATTGTTACTACATCTGAAATAACTAAGTGGGTGACTACACTTGTTCTATTATTCATTAACTATTTTTCATTGAGGCATAAAACCATAAATTCTTCATTGTAAATCAGTTTTTTTGGTAAATCTTTGTTTGTATTATACTCTTTTTATTCAATATTTCCTTTGAAGTTGACTGTATTTTCTTATGTTTTCAGTGcactgaatgttttttttataataagaGTATGTtcatcttttaaaaaaaaaagcagtatACTCTCCTATATCAAATAACAATATTTGAGGGAACTCTGCAAAAGGTGTGGCAAATAAAACGAAACATGGGCGTAGCTACACTGGAAAAAGACTTTCAttgaaccaattaaaaaaatgtagggtaatggttcacatctatattacataacttgagccaatgacaaatatatagcttgcctcaaacaatatttcctatgttcataaaaacaaaataatacaacttgtataattctattctttgaatgaagttaatacatttaaatcgtatgttaaatcctaaacaaaaaaatattgattcactccaacaattgtttctcatttaagaaatatctatcagaaataatttgttttatccaatcaaaaagattaaaatttaatcaaacaattgtttctcatttaaacatgaacatttttaaacataacatatttttgtatacaatatatattaacaatctaaatggcagagttaggcctactccagaggcctgtttcaggtagctggtttaacatactctgagtttaatcctgcgctctgagttggttgactcagagttcagggttgaaaagcaactctgggttttcggtttcagaacaggtgatcagcgttgggttaatcaactctgagtatgttcactctgggttgagggcatgcctgttgactataaagagccatcatcaatggatctctgataacatgatcaaacatggaacaaaagcgtagatccacttacttttcccccacggaattggaaattctaatgaacgcgtatgccaaacagttacccattttaacaaaaaaaagcaattccgcagcgagagcgcgagagagagcttggcagtaaatagctgaacaagtcaatgcgtgagtaaaatcaattagtaaaataaaataaaataggaggaaagtttaatatcttccacttattcaatatgtaaattgtgtgtgtgtgtgtgtgtgtgtgtgtgtgtgtgtgtgtgtgtgtgtgtgtgtgtgtgtgtgtgtgtgtgtgtgtgtgtgtgtgtgtgtgtgtgtgtgtgtgtgtgtgtgtgtgaatttacgcaacccgagttgccccacgaggacttggcagcaaatgaagatgaagtacaaaaatatagtttaaacaggtaaactaatgtttaattgaaatcaaatcaattgtgctgttttgcctgctctacctaattgaacagctatattcaacatgtgatgggcctatatttaagcagtaaatgtaagtagtacatttcccagccaccccaacactgccaatatttaataggatttagatatattagaaggctacacctaggcaaaatgcattatatatatatatatatatgtcttcaaaatagcgcttactgaatattagggtaacattttcctccatgttagcaaatcgaaaaaaagcagaggcccggcagactggagggggtccacctctgcagccctcagaggctgaggagatggccctcagccaacagagtatgcgtcctgtggctgagggcatcactggggggagctcctctgatccccccaccccccaggatagaagtgcctttataagaggttggttattcaaaataattaaatatgtacacgcaacccagcgcgttgcaaattagatggggcaatattctggctcaagtaataatctaatcatctgatggcgtcatcaccctacttgaaccagatgccctcaccaacttccatgcaattgtaacaattcaaaagatgcaaaaggatgctttgg includes the following:
- the LOC132469027 gene encoding neurturin isoform X2; amino-acid sequence: MLWFVAFLLTLAEDVFSQGKKETPAELLHIYRKLSWSAGHNALVEELTADMNNGANDPWPALDRPLLDREESSRWRRSPLAEPTSPSTSRRKTNRKKHVVFRDCRIEKKQIRVRDLGLGFDSDEIVLFKYCIGTCQGARGNYDLALKAMIENGSMSHRKVSTQPCCRPTRYETVSFMDAQTIWQTIRRLSAANCSCVG
- the LOC132469027 gene encoding neurturin isoform X1, which codes for MRSRGINSKIRPKYKVWSAGGLVEIRDLCSPFVDVIGRLNIFHKAEDVFSQGKKETPAELLHIYRKLSWSAGHNALVEELTADMNNGANDPWPALDRPLLDREESSRWRRSPLAEPTSPSTSRRKTNRKKHVVFRDCRIEKKQIRVRDLGLGFDSDEIVLFKYCIGTCQGARGNYDLALKAMIENGSMSHRKVSTQPCCRPTRYETVSFMDAQTIWQTIRRLSAANCSCVG